The Pseudomonas fluorescens genome includes a window with the following:
- a CDS encoding TenA family transcriptional regulator, which yields MSFFDTLQEATQQERQTLFNLPIIRDALDGQVSLASYRGFLIQAYYHVRHTVPLMMACGARLPAHLEWLRKAVCEYIDEEYGHEQWVLDDIAVCGGDKEAVRNGQPSLPIELMVSYLYDLIARGNPVGLFGMVNVLEGTSIALATHAADSIRQRLELPPTAFSYLSSHGSLDIEHMQTYRGLMNRLEDPADQAAVIHASKVVYRLYTDMFRGLPRDGEHEHALV from the coding sequence ATGAGTTTTTTTGACACGTTGCAAGAAGCCACCCAGCAAGAGCGCCAGACCCTGTTCAATCTGCCGATCATCCGCGACGCCCTCGACGGCCAGGTCAGCCTCGCCAGTTACCGGGGTTTCCTGATCCAGGCGTATTACCACGTGCGCCACACCGTACCGCTGATGATGGCTTGCGGGGCGCGCCTGCCAGCGCATCTGGAATGGCTGCGCAAGGCCGTGTGTGAATACATCGACGAAGAGTACGGTCACGAGCAATGGGTGCTGGATGACATTGCCGTGTGCGGTGGCGATAAGGAAGCGGTGCGCAACGGTCAGCCGTCGTTGCCCATTGAGCTGATGGTCAGTTACCTCTACGACTTGATCGCCCGAGGCAACCCTGTGGGCCTGTTCGGCATGGTCAATGTGCTGGAAGGCACCAGTATCGCTCTGGCGACCCACGCCGCCGACAGCATCCGGCAGCGCCTGGAATTGCCACCCACGGCGTTCAGCTACCTCAGCTCCCATGGTTCGCTCGACATCGAGCATATGCAGACCTATCGCGGCTTGATGAACCGGCTGGAGGATCCGGCGGACCAGGCTGCGGTGATCCATGCCTCCAAGGTGGTGTACCGGCTGTACACCGACATGTTCCGCGGCCTGCCGCGTGACGGGGAGCATGAACATGCGCTTGTGTGA
- a CDS encoding AMP-binding protein: MSPEMERFKRTLRGHAERRGHAVALWGDGSQLDYATLYSEVVYRQQRLRDEHINVVALALDNGIEAMLWDLAALFEGLTCVILPGFFSQAQRRHCLEQSQAERVIAEPAFEAELQAAGYQHSGEFWRRHFDGPSRLPAGTAKLTFTSGTTGTPKGVCLSADSLLRVARELEQASQPVEARHHLALLPLAILLENLGCYAALYAGAMLSLPSQKTLGIQGASGVDPTRLLGCLAERRAQSLILVPQLLLMLVMAAEQKMFNPHIVRFAAVGGARVSHDLLQRAQRVGLPVFEGYGLSECASVVCLNRPQAHRAGSVGQPLPHVEIRLAEDGEVLIKGSTLLGYLGEPPHASEWWPSGDLGEFDEDGFLYLRGRKKHQFVTSFGRNVNPEWVEAELTQGGDIAQAFVYGEAMPHNHALLWPARADCTDQTLELAVAKANDTLPDYARVHRWTRLDQPFSAANGMLTANGRPRREAIVEHYRAQLTSSVLSEESPS, from the coding sequence ATGTCGCCTGAAATGGAACGCTTCAAGCGCACTCTGCGTGGTCATGCCGAGCGCAGGGGCCATGCCGTGGCACTGTGGGGCGACGGCTCGCAGCTCGACTACGCGACACTTTATTCCGAAGTGGTGTACCGCCAGCAACGCTTGCGCGATGAACACATCAATGTTGTCGCCCTGGCGCTGGATAACGGCATCGAAGCGATGCTCTGGGACCTTGCTGCACTGTTCGAAGGGCTGACCTGCGTCATCCTGCCCGGTTTTTTCAGCCAGGCTCAACGTCGACACTGCCTGGAACAGAGCCAGGCCGAGCGGGTGATTGCCGAGCCCGCGTTCGAAGCGGAACTGCAAGCTGCCGGATACCAACACAGTGGCGAGTTCTGGCGACGGCACTTCGACGGACCGAGCCGTCTGCCGGCAGGCACCGCCAAGCTGACGTTCACCTCTGGCACCACCGGCACGCCGAAGGGCGTCTGCCTGAGCGCCGACAGCCTGTTGCGGGTGGCCCGTGAACTGGAGCAGGCCAGCCAGCCGGTCGAGGCCAGGCATCACCTGGCGTTACTGCCCCTGGCGATTTTGCTGGAAAACCTTGGCTGCTATGCGGCGTTGTATGCCGGCGCCATGCTGAGCCTGCCCAGCCAGAAAACCCTCGGCATCCAGGGCGCCAGTGGGGTCGACCCGACGCGGCTGCTGGGATGCCTGGCCGAGCGTCGGGCGCAGAGCCTGATCCTGGTTCCGCAGCTGCTGCTGATGTTGGTCATGGCTGCCGAACAAAAGATGTTCAACCCGCACATCGTGCGATTCGCCGCCGTTGGCGGGGCACGGGTGTCCCACGATTTGTTGCAGCGGGCCCAGCGTGTTGGCCTGCCGGTGTTTGAAGGCTATGGGCTGTCGGAATGCGCCTCGGTGGTCTGCCTCAATCGGCCACAGGCTCATCGCGCCGGCAGTGTCGGCCAGCCGCTGCCCCATGTGGAGATCCGCTTGGCCGAGGACGGCGAAGTCCTGATCAAGGGCTCGACGCTGCTCGGTTACCTGGGTGAGCCACCGCACGCCAGCGAATGGTGGCCCAGCGGCGACCTGGGTGAGTTCGACGAAGACGGTTTCCTTTATCTGCGAGGTCGCAAGAAGCACCAGTTCGTCACCAGTTTCGGTCGCAACGTGAACCCCGAATGGGTTGAAGCCGAACTCACCCAGGGCGGTGACATTGCCCAGGCCTTTGTCTATGGCGAAGCCATGCCGCACAACCATGCACTGCTCTGGCCCGCCCGGGCCGACTGCACGGATCAAACGCTGGAGCTGGCCGTAGCCAAGGCCAACGACACGCTGCCCGACTACGCGCGGGTCCATCGCTGGACGCGCCTGGACCAACCCTTCAGCGCTGCCAACGGCATGCTCACCGCCAATGGCCGGCCACGCCGGGAGGCCATCGTCGAGCATTACCGCGCGCAGCTCACTTCATCTGTCTTGTCCGAGGAATCCCCATCATGA
- a CDS encoding thermostable hemolysin, which yields MPDFDWNIHLPLAFGDAGPPVRHLHRALPGQARRAEFEAFIQQRFRQVHGADIRHFMPELFGLDDVHGTLCAAAGVRRAAQGPLFLEHYLDSPIEPLISAAADRAVDRAGIVEVGNLAASDTGSARLSIIAITYLLAMGGLEWVAFTGNIGLVNSFHRLGLKPVTLCPADPQRLGEDRHLWGRYYESQPWVHVGNIRAGFIHLRNTGLFDRLGLPTDLGETSHVA from the coding sequence ATGCCCGATTTCGACTGGAACATCCACCTGCCGCTGGCCTTCGGTGATGCCGGCCCGCCGGTTCGGCACTTGCACCGGGCGTTGCCGGGACAAGCCCGGCGAGCTGAGTTCGAGGCGTTCATCCAGCAGCGTTTCCGCCAGGTCCACGGTGCCGATATTCGTCACTTCATGCCGGAGCTGTTCGGGCTCGACGATGTCCACGGCACGCTCTGCGCAGCCGCTGGCGTGCGCCGGGCCGCCCAGGGGCCGCTGTTCCTCGAACATTATCTGGACAGTCCCATCGAGCCCTTGATCAGTGCCGCCGCCGATCGTGCGGTGGACCGCGCTGGCATCGTCGAGGTTGGCAACCTGGCCGCCAGCGACACGGGCAGCGCCCGGCTGAGCATCATAGCGATCACTTATCTGTTGGCCATGGGCGGCCTGGAGTGGGTTGCGTTCACTGGCAACATCGGCCTGGTCAACAGCTTCCATCGCCTGGGCCTCAAGCCTGTGACGCTGTGCCCGGCAGACCCGCAGCGCCTCGGCGAGGACCGTCATCTCTGGGGCCGCTACTACGAGAGCCAGCCGTGGGTTCATGTCGGAAACATCCGCGCCGGTTTCATTCATCTGCGCAATACCGGCCTGTTCGATCGCCTGGGACTGCCGACGGACCTCGGAGAAACCAGCCATGTCGCCTGA